In uncultured Methanobacterium sp., a genomic segment contains:
- a CDS encoding TIGR00288 family NYN domain-containing protein yields MRSFEKLTSYIPLRKSESGGSKNIGLLVDGPNMLRKEFSLNLDLVREIIAEYGNMRVGKVLLNQYASDKLIEAIVNQGFTPIVVAGDTDVYMAVEAMELIYNPNIDVVALMTRDADFLPIINKAKENGKETIVIGAEPGFSAALQNSADDAIVLKAESPKKYPKDD; encoded by the coding sequence ATGCGAAGTTTTGAGAAATTAACTTCTTACATCCCACTTAGAAAGTCAGAATCAGGAGGATCCAAAAATATAGGACTCCTGGTAGATGGCCCCAATATGTTGAGAAAGGAATTCAGCCTTAATTTAGATCTTGTAAGGGAGATAATAGCAGAATATGGTAACATGAGAGTGGGTAAAGTTCTTTTGAACCAGTATGCCTCTGATAAACTCATCGAAGCCATAGTAAACCAGGGATTCACACCAATTGTGGTGGCAGGAGACACCGATGTATACATGGCAGTTGAGGCCATGGAACTGATTTACAATCCTAATATTGATGTAGTAGCCCTTATGACCCGTGATGCCGATTTTTTACCCATCATCAATAAAGCTAAAGAAAATGGGAAAGAAACCATAGTTATCGGAGCAGAACCTGGATTCAGTGCAGCACTGCAAAACTCAGCAGATGATGCCATAGTCCTGAAAGCAGAAAGTCCTAAGAAATATCCCAAGGATGACTGA
- a CDS encoding PAS domain S-box protein produces MGQRDIKGAELIGAIIDSSPIPQFIINLDHKVIFWNKALEKYTGISSSEILGTDKHRTVLYHEDRPVMADLLVDHDLEGFHKWYGNKCRKSPYVQNAFEADDFFPDVGENGIWLYFTAAEIKDDEGNIIGVLETLEDITQRKNMELKLKHSEDEWKLTFDALTDPIAIIDVDHNIKKVNKAMANGLNLESRDLIGVKCYSVVHGTSKPPSFCPHVRLINDQRPHTSEFFIDLLHGDYSVSVSPIIDDDGHLRGSIHVAHDVTKRRQMEIALKDSEEKFREVFNNANDMISLNLMKEDGLPGKFMEVNQVGQERLGYSRDEFLRMSPADIVAPDFRDKMPENAKNLKEHGYANFEITHVTKDGRRIPVEINNHLFYLQGRQVAIAVTRDITERKKVENALVESEKKYRTLFENMLEGFAYCKMLFDKEGNPIDWIYIDVNSAFYKLTGLENIEGKKVTKAIPGIIEAQPELFEIYGRVAMTGLPETIEIYFKPLKIWLNISVFSPARDYFVAVFENITQRKNAEMALKESEEKYRLISENSGDVIWIMDIGSQKFTYVSPSVYKLRGYTVEEVLNQSMENVLTPESYQSITENLPGAIQAFLLGEDSAILQTNRVDQTCKDGSIVHTEVVTSLLTDEDKNVMGILGVSRDITKRVEMEEELKKSLHEKEMLLKEIHHRVKNNLMIISSLLNLQSRYIKDKEALSIFKESQSRANSMALIHERLYRSTDLKRINFGDYIQKLSNDLFRTYMADTGRIKLNVNVEDVMMDINTSIPLGLILNELVSNALKHAFPGDSGGEINIGFSSSGDDYQLTVGDNGIGLPADLDYKNTDSLGMQLVNNLTSQIDGNLELDSTNGTKFSIVFKERKYGK; encoded by the coding sequence ATGGGACAAAGAGATATTAAAGGTGCTGAATTAATAGGTGCGATAATAGATAGCTCTCCTATCCCTCAATTTATCATCAATCTGGATCACAAGGTTATTTTTTGGAATAAAGCCCTGGAAAAATACACTGGAATCAGTTCCAGTGAAATACTGGGAACAGACAAACACCGTACTGTATTGTATCATGAAGACAGACCAGTAATGGCGGATTTGCTGGTGGACCATGATCTGGAGGGGTTCCACAAATGGTACGGGAACAAGTGCAGAAAATCTCCCTATGTGCAGAATGCATTTGAAGCTGATGATTTTTTCCCTGATGTTGGTGAAAATGGCATATGGCTCTATTTCACCGCTGCAGAAATCAAAGATGATGAAGGTAATATTATTGGTGTTTTAGAGACACTGGAAGACATCACCCAACGTAAAAATATGGAATTAAAACTGAAACATTCTGAAGATGAATGGAAACTCACCTTCGATGCATTAACTGATCCAATAGCCATTATTGATGTGGACCACAACATAAAAAAAGTCAATAAAGCCATGGCTAATGGTTTAAACCTGGAATCACGTGACCTGATTGGTGTGAAATGCTATTCAGTGGTTCATGGCACCAGCAAGCCACCATCTTTCTGTCCCCATGTCAGGCTCATAAATGATCAGCGTCCCCACACCAGTGAATTCTTCATTGACCTGCTCCATGGAGATTACAGTGTTTCAGTTTCACCCATAATCGATGATGATGGTCATTTAAGGGGTAGTATCCATGTGGCTCATGATGTGACAAAACGCCGACAGATGGAGATTGCCTTAAAAGATAGTGAGGAAAAATTCAGGGAAGTGTTCAACAATGCCAATGACATGATCAGCCTGAACCTCATGAAAGAAGATGGTCTCCCTGGGAAATTTATGGAGGTGAACCAGGTAGGTCAGGAAAGACTGGGTTACAGTCGAGATGAGTTTCTGCGTATGTCTCCTGCTGATATTGTGGCCCCTGATTTCAGGGATAAAATGCCTGAAAATGCAAAAAACCTAAAAGAACATGGCTATGCTAATTTTGAGATCACACACGTTACCAAGGATGGAAGAAGAATACCAGTAGAAATTAACAATCATCTATTCTATCTTCAGGGCAGGCAAGTTGCAATTGCTGTTACCCGTGATATCACTGAACGTAAGAAAGTTGAAAATGCTTTGGTGGAAAGCGAGAAAAAATATAGAACCCTGTTTGAAAACATGCTGGAGGGCTTTGCTTACTGTAAAATGCTCTTTGATAAGGAGGGTAATCCCATAGACTGGATATACATCGATGTTAACAGTGCGTTTTATAAATTAACCGGTCTTGAAAACATTGAAGGAAAAAAGGTCACGAAAGCTATTCCCGGGATTATAGAGGCACAACCAGAACTATTTGAGATATACGGCCGGGTTGCCATGACTGGGTTACCTGAAACTATAGAGATATATTTCAAACCCCTCAAAATCTGGTTGAATATATCGGTATTCAGTCCGGCCAGGGATTACTTTGTGGCTGTTTTTGAAAACATAACCCAACGCAAAAATGCTGAAATGGCTTTAAAAGAAAGTGAGGAGAAGTACCGTCTTATTTCTGAGAATTCAGGGGATGTGATATGGATAATGGATATAGGTTCCCAGAAATTTACATATGTAAGTCCTTCAGTCTATAAATTACGAGGATACACAGTGGAAGAAGTTTTAAACCAGTCCATGGAAAATGTGTTAACTCCTGAATCATACCAGTCCATAACCGAAAATTTACCTGGAGCAATCCAGGCTTTCCTTTTAGGTGAAGATTCTGCAATACTACAAACAAACCGTGTTGACCAGACATGCAAAGATGGTAGTATTGTTCACACAGAAGTGGTAACCAGTTTACTTACTGATGAGGATAAAAATGTAATGGGGATACTTGGTGTGAGTAGGGATATCACCAAAAGAGTGGAAATGGAAGAAGAATTAAAAAAATCACTTCATGAAAAGGAAATGCTACTTAAAGAAATTCATCACCGGGTTAAGAATAATCTTATGATCATTTCCAGTCTCCTGAATCTTCAGTCAAGATACATAAAAGACAAAGAGGCTTTAAGTATTTTCAAGGAGAGCCAAAGCAGGGCAAACTCCATGGCACTTATACACGAAAGACTGTACAGATCCACTGATCTAAAACGTATCAACTTCGGTGATTACATCCAAAAACTTTCAAATGATCTTTTCCGCACTTACATGGCTGATACTGGTAGAATAAAATTGAATGTTAATGTTGAAGACGTGATGATGGACATCAACACTTCCATTCCCCTGGGCCTGATCCTGAATGAACTAGTATCAAACGCCCTTAAACATGCTTTCCCTGGTGATAGTGGTGGTGAAATAAACATTGGTTTTTCATCATCCGGGGATGATTACCAGTTAACAGTCGGTGATAATGGTATTGGATTACCCGCGGATCTGGACTATAAAAATACAGATTCACTTGGAATGCAACTGGTTAATAATTTAACTAGTCAAATTGATGGAAATCTTGAATTAGACTCCACTAACGGAACTAAATTCAGTATTGTATTTAAAGAACGAAAGTATGGTAAATAA
- a CDS encoding histidine kinase dimerization/phosphoacceptor domain -containing protein has translation MDISNKSREQLLAELKDSYEEISILKKENQKLKNDNQKLKTDNQKLKTDTQKVKKDNLKLKTDNLGDDSFHDRFISQTVLDFLELPLKQDIYHFIAGKIGQLIGEGFVIISIYRPDSEIFEIKSMAGDPQKIKILMDTLPEEDWYNLNIQWNVLSQKGRKIQAKNQLHPVEAGFFEIMGGQLPQEDCRNLEENLDIGEIYAIGFEWDGKLYGSAGIFLSNENPLEDASAIQTMVNLAAVVLKNRTAEEALNDNEEKFHKLFDNANDAIFLHKLTEDGISGKFVEVNSVTSQILGYTHEELLKMSPRDIEDIESFTCSEYAKNPLKKDKITFETSLISKDDVKIPVEISTHIFTLNRDKLSLSIARDITERKKMEEELQVSLEEKEMLLREIHHRVKNNLMIISSLLNLESRYIEDQEVLNVFKDTQNRARSMALIHDRLYQSSHFKSIDIGDYIRTLAADLLKTYAADSDLITLNLNVEDVMVDINTMIPVGLIVNELLSNCLKHAFPDDKRGQIDINFHYNHPKYLLIIEDDGVGVPENIDHKKTKSLGLRLVNILSDQIDGTVELKRDRGTQFSIEFEEKKYVYK, from the coding sequence ATGGATATTTCTAATAAATCCAGAGAACAACTTTTAGCTGAGCTGAAAGATTCGTATGAAGAAATTTCCATACTAAAAAAGGAAAACCAGAAGCTCAAAAATGATAACCAGAAACTTAAAACGGATAATCAGAAGCTCAAAACGGATACGCAGAAAGTTAAAAAAGATAATCTGAAGCTTAAAACGGATAACCTGGGGGATGATTCTTTTCATGATAGGTTCATATCTCAAACTGTCCTTGATTTTCTGGAATTACCCTTAAAACAGGATATTTACCATTTCATCGCTGGAAAAATAGGACAACTAATTGGTGAGGGCTTTGTAATTATATCCATTTACCGCCCTGATTCGGAGATTTTTGAAATAAAGAGCATGGCTGGGGACCCTCAAAAGATTAAAATTCTCATGGATACCCTTCCTGAAGAAGATTGGTATAATCTTAACATTCAATGGAATGTCCTCTCCCAGAAAGGTAGGAAAATCCAGGCAAAAAATCAACTACACCCAGTTGAGGCTGGGTTTTTCGAGATCATGGGTGGACAGCTACCACAGGAGGATTGTCGTAATCTGGAGGAAAACTTGGATATAGGTGAAATTTATGCTATTGGGTTTGAATGGGATGGTAAACTCTATGGGAGTGCAGGTATCTTCTTGAGTAATGAAAATCCCTTAGAAGATGCCAGTGCAATTCAAACCATGGTGAACCTGGCAGCAGTGGTACTCAAGAATAGAACTGCAGAGGAGGCATTGAATGATAATGAAGAAAAATTCCACAAACTCTTTGACAATGCCAATGATGCCATTTTCCTGCACAAACTCACCGAAGATGGAATTTCAGGAAAATTTGTTGAAGTCAACAGTGTAACCAGCCAGATACTTGGTTACACACATGAAGAACTCCTGAAAATGTCCCCGCGAGATATAGAAGATATTGAATCATTCACCTGTTCTGAATATGCCAAGAATCCTCTTAAAAAGGATAAAATCACCTTTGAAACCTCCCTCATATCCAAGGATGATGTTAAAATACCGGTTGAAATCAGCACTCATATTTTCACCTTGAATCGGGATAAACTTTCTTTATCCATTGCCAGGGATATAACTGAACGCAAGAAGATGGAAGAAGAGCTCCAGGTTTCTCTTGAAGAAAAAGAGATGCTTTTAAGGGAAATTCACCACAGGGTTAAAAACAATCTGATGATTATCTCCAGTCTTTTGAACCTTGAATCCCGTTATATTGAGGATCAAGAAGTTCTGAATGTTTTTAAAGACACTCAAAATCGTGCCAGGTCAATGGCTCTTATTCATGATAGATTGTATCAATCAAGCCATTTTAAAAGTATAGATATTGGTGATTATATTCGTACACTTGCTGCTGATCTTTTAAAGACATATGCTGCTGATTCTGATCTCATAACCCTTAATTTAAATGTTGAAGATGTAATGGTTGATATTAACACCATGATCCCGGTGGGACTTATTGTAAATGAACTTTTATCCAACTGCCTGAAACATGCATTTCCAGATGATAAGAGGGGTCAGATAGACATAAACTTCCATTACAATCATCCAAAATATTTATTAATTATTGAAGATGATGGTGTGGGGGTTCCGGAAAATATTGACCATAAAAAAACAAAATCACTGGGTTTACGACTGGTGAACATTTTATCAGATCAGATTGATGGAACAGTAGAGCTTAAAAGGGATAGAGGAACACAATTTTCTATTGAATTTGAAGAAAAAAAGTACGTTTACAAGTAG
- a CDS encoding cation:proton antiporter: MEFQHVAFSVAIIILLGLLSSKIFKKVKLPGLLGMLFLGIIIGPYGLNLIDNAILNISGDLRAIALIIILLRAGFGIHMEGLRKVGMSAVKMSFIPDLMEGLTVMFVSCYLMGFSLIDAGMLGFIIAAASPAVIVPQMLSFIKRRMGTRKEIPLIILTGASVDNVLSITLFSIFAGMYGSQHVNYLITFLSIPLQFALGILFGLITAVILIFLFKRFKIRNTEKTLIILASAILLKNLGDVLSSMVPIAALIGVMVIGFVILEKMPELGMEISSKLDKIWIFAEILLFVLVGAQVNIQLAASFALVGLAIILIGLTARSAGVYLSLMGSKLNLREKIFCIIAYTPKATVQAAIGAIPLSMGVASGQEILAIAVIAILFTAPLGAWGVNWYGEKVLKPDE, from the coding sequence ATGGAATTTCAACATGTTGCCTTTAGCGTAGCCATCATAATCTTACTTGGTTTACTCTCAAGCAAAATCTTCAAAAAGGTTAAACTTCCCGGATTACTGGGAATGCTATTTTTAGGCATAATAATTGGCCCTTATGGTCTTAACCTCATCGATAACGCTATACTTAATATATCTGGAGATTTAAGGGCAATCGCACTCATCATAATCCTATTAAGAGCGGGTTTCGGTATCCACATGGAGGGACTGCGTAAGGTGGGAATGTCCGCGGTTAAAATGAGCTTTATCCCGGATTTGATGGAAGGATTAACTGTGATGTTTGTATCCTGTTATCTCATGGGTTTTTCCCTTATTGATGCCGGGATGTTAGGATTTATCATTGCAGCAGCATCTCCTGCAGTTATCGTCCCACAGATGCTCTCCTTTATAAAAAGGAGAATGGGAACCCGGAAAGAAATCCCACTTATCATATTAACCGGTGCATCTGTGGATAATGTCCTGTCCATAACCCTGTTTTCAATATTCGCGGGGATGTACGGAAGTCAGCACGTAAATTACTTAATAACCTTCCTCAGCATCCCTTTACAATTTGCACTGGGAATATTGTTCGGTTTGATCACAGCGGTCATCCTGATATTCCTCTTCAAACGTTTTAAAATACGTAACACAGAGAAAACACTGATAATTTTAGCATCTGCTATTCTATTAAAGAATTTAGGGGATGTTTTAAGCAGTATGGTTCCTATTGCAGCCTTAATAGGAGTTATGGTAATTGGGTTTGTGATACTGGAGAAAATGCCAGAACTGGGAATGGAAATTTCAAGTAAACTGGATAAAATATGGATATTTGCAGAAATACTACTCTTTGTACTGGTAGGAGCACAGGTGAACATCCAACTGGCAGCTTCATTTGCATTGGTTGGTCTTGCCATAATCTTAATCGGTTTAACTGCACGCAGTGCCGGGGTTTACCTATCACTAATGGGGTCAAAACTCAATTTAAGGGAGAAGATCTTCTGCATAATTGCATACACACCTAAAGCCACAGTCCAGGCAGCCATAGGAGCCATACCCCTTTCCATGGGGGTAGCCTCAGGTCAGGAGATTCTGGCTATAGCAGTAATTGCCATACTGTTCACAGCACCGTTGGGTGCTTGGGGAGTGAACTGGTATGGTGAAAAAGTTCTAAAACCAGATGAATAA
- a CDS encoding MFS transporter, whose product MSSSPYKWGVVLIACMAIFIIVLDSSAMNVAISTLVVELNTSLSVIQSIIALYALIIASFMLLGSKIQDILGRKKTFLIGLIIYASGTITATLSINAGMLLLGWAVLEGIGAAMILPATTTLVGASYEGKDKVTAFGIWGGIAAVGAAVGPIVGGIFTTYLSWRLVFGSELVFVVIILLFRHYLTESKPTLKWKDLDIVGALLSIVSLILIVLGILLLTKPQNWEYVSVLVGSGAILFVVFLWWERRRINKGLEPLSDITLLKNRVFGLGNLNSVLQQIPLAGFLFIIPVFLQQVTKLSAFDTGLALLPASITILIFSLIGAKLSSSLESKYIIMVGFLIAAGGTYILGGVFNMSTQIIDLVPGTVIFGVGVGLLLSQLTNITMSAAGDDQETDASGLLNCFKNLGYSMGTALIGVLLLLGIFGGLTSGIETAGVASNMSTQQIQDGLIGYVEKMQTGTPSLPPELVPYSVQIIDSSISSAMKQTFTVLSLILLLGFITSIFLPSKKKAG is encoded by the coding sequence ATGAGCAGTAGTCCATACAAATGGGGAGTAGTTTTAATTGCCTGCATGGCAATCTTTATCATCGTTTTAGATTCATCTGCAATGAATGTAGCCATAAGCACGTTGGTTGTGGAGTTAAACACTAGTTTATCTGTTATTCAATCTATTATTGCACTTTATGCCCTTATAATTGCTTCTTTTATGTTGCTGGGTAGTAAAATTCAGGATATTCTGGGCAGGAAAAAAACATTCCTCATAGGGCTGATTATCTACGCTTCCGGGACCATCACCGCCACCTTAAGTATCAATGCAGGGATGCTGCTTTTAGGATGGGCTGTTCTGGAAGGTATTGGTGCTGCTATGATTCTCCCCGCCACCACTACCCTGGTAGGGGCCAGTTACGAAGGTAAGGACAAAGTCACGGCTTTTGGGATTTGGGGTGGTATTGCAGCGGTGGGTGCTGCTGTAGGGCCCATAGTGGGGGGAATTTTCACCACCTACCTCAGCTGGAGACTGGTATTTGGATCCGAACTGGTATTCGTTGTGATCATATTACTGTTCAGACATTATCTAACTGAATCAAAACCAACCCTTAAATGGAAAGATTTAGACATAGTAGGAGCATTACTTTCCATAGTTTCCCTGATACTGATTGTTCTGGGTATTTTACTCCTCACCAAACCCCAAAACTGGGAATATGTGTCAGTGCTAGTGGGTTCCGGTGCAATTCTCTTTGTAGTCTTTTTATGGTGGGAGCGAAGAAGAATCAACAAAGGCCTGGAACCATTATCCGATATAACTCTCCTGAAAAACCGTGTGTTTGGGCTGGGAAACCTGAACTCGGTTCTACAGCAGATACCCCTGGCAGGTTTTCTTTTCATCATACCAGTATTCCTGCAGCAGGTTACCAAACTAAGTGCATTTGACACTGGATTGGCCCTCCTGCCTGCATCAATAACTATCCTTATCTTTTCACTCATTGGTGCTAAATTATCATCATCCCTGGAGTCCAAATATATTATTATGGTTGGATTTTTGATTGCAGCAGGAGGAACATACATACTGGGAGGAGTGTTCAACATGAGCACTCAGATAATCGATCTGGTGCCTGGTACTGTGATCTTTGGTGTGGGTGTGGGTTTACTGCTTTCCCAGTTAACCAATATTACCATGTCAGCAGCAGGGGATGACCAGGAAACTGATGCTTCTGGATTACTCAATTGCTTTAAAAATTTAGGTTACTCCATGGGAACAGCCCTTATAGGAGTTTTACTCTTGCTGGGTATATTCGGTGGATTGACATCGGGAATAGAAACAGCAGGAGTAGCAAGTAACATGTCCACTCAACAAATTCAGGATGGTCTTATAGGCTACGTGGAAAAGATGCAAACTGGTACTCCTTCCCTACCACCAGAACTGGTACCTTACTCGGTCCAGATCATAGATTCATCCATAAGCTCTGCAATGAAACAAACATTCACTGTTTTATCATTGATACTGCTTTTAGGATTCATTACCAGCATATTCTTACCATCAAAGAAAAAAGCAGGTTGA
- the rtcA gene encoding RNA 3'-terminal phosphate cyclase has product MIKINGSFGEGGGALLRVSTALSEVTGKEFTISNIRSSRPKPGLMPQHLNSVKALAKLSSAEVTGLELGSTQITFTPGPLKGGKLEIDVKTAGSVTLILQALIIPSLFADQAVEIKIRGGTDVRWAPPFDYLEQVTLPVLQSMGIDINLELLQRGYYPRGGGILKARIEPVKKLKPLNLHDLEVDIIRGISHSTLLPSHVAIRQAQSAEKTLKKAGYEVDIQIKSDDDNNALGPGSGLVLWSEVENKNIPCVGASSLGKPGKKAEIVGTEAADEILSFLSRGAALDRYMGDQIIPYLALVGLSSPAGSSSPTGSSSSTGLSSFPGSSSVRVSELTQHTLTNIYAAEKFTDKKFQVNGSLGEITTITV; this is encoded by the coding sequence ATGATAAAAATCAATGGATCATTTGGAGAAGGTGGAGGGGCTCTTTTAAGAGTTTCAACTGCACTTTCTGAAGTAACTGGGAAAGAATTCACTATTTCTAATATCCGCAGCAGTCGTCCCAAACCAGGGTTAATGCCCCAGCACTTAAACTCAGTCAAGGCCCTGGCTAAGCTCTCCAGTGCAGAGGTTACTGGATTGGAATTAGGTTCAACCCAGATAACTTTCACTCCAGGACCATTAAAAGGGGGAAAACTGGAAATTGACGTTAAAACTGCAGGCAGCGTAACACTGATCCTTCAGGCCTTAATTATTCCATCACTATTTGCAGATCAGGCAGTGGAAATTAAGATCAGGGGTGGTACTGATGTTAGATGGGCTCCACCCTTTGACTATCTAGAACAAGTAACCCTCCCAGTGTTGCAGTCCATGGGCATTGACATAAATCTGGAATTATTGCAAAGGGGTTATTATCCTCGTGGCGGGGGTATTTTAAAAGCACGGATTGAACCAGTGAAAAAACTGAAACCATTAAATCTCCACGACCTGGAAGTGGATATTATCCGGGGAATATCCCACTCCACCTTGCTACCTTCTCATGTGGCTATCCGGCAGGCCCAATCTGCTGAGAAAACACTAAAAAAGGCAGGATATGAAGTAGACATCCAGATAAAGTCAGATGATGATAACAATGCGCTTGGTCCTGGTTCTGGACTGGTACTATGGAGTGAGGTTGAAAATAAAAACATACCCTGTGTTGGTGCCAGTTCCCTGGGAAAACCCGGTAAAAAAGCAGAAATAGTGGGAACAGAAGCAGCAGATGAAATTTTATCATTTTTATCAAGGGGAGCAGCCCTGGACCGGTACATGGGGGATCAGATCATACCCTACCTGGCTCTTGTGGGGTTATCATCTCCTGCTGGTTCATCATCCCCTACTGGTTCATCCTCTTCTACTGGTTTATCATCCTTTCCGGGTTCATCATCTGTCAGGGTATCAGAGTTAACCCAGCACACCCTCACCAATATCTATGCTGCAGAAAAGTTCACTGATAAAAAGTTCCAAGTAAATGGTAGTTTGGGAGAAATTACCACGATCACTGTTTGA
- a CDS encoding TIGR03576 family pyridoxal phosphate-dependent enzyme has product MLICSSLDEVKRRESAFRFIATTVNQEGRSSLYDLSGLAGGFPVKKSDLPFLETYSGPAIFELSLQKEGKKHLGGEKVAAFNRTSAALLATILALVKPGEEVLHYLPELPSHPSIPRSAKLQGASYAEFDNIEDFQLSEKTSLVIITGSTMDHQVIPLDDFEKIIQISHKKQVPVLVDDASGARIRTVIYNQPRAMDMGADLVVTSTDKLMNGPRAGLMAGKTELIDRVKEKAHQFGLEAQPPVVAGIVRALEGFNPQKLLNSMDRRDKLSIIVGNVLTGVKKTPTGFMISASNLKKEIIPNEDDESLSDRELATLMAMVLLKEHHIITIPALGMPGVSTTIRFDLSAADAENVDDTQIVHAIKDSIKRVREMVMDEETCLSVLYE; this is encoded by the coding sequence ATGCTCATCTGTTCTTCATTGGATGAAGTAAAAAGAAGAGAATCTGCTTTCAGATTCATTGCCACTACAGTAAATCAGGAAGGAAGATCCAGTTTATACGACCTATCAGGTCTAGCTGGAGGATTTCCTGTAAAAAAATCAGACCTCCCCTTCCTGGAAACCTATTCTGGTCCTGCTATTTTTGAATTAAGTCTGCAGAAAGAGGGAAAAAAGCATCTGGGTGGAGAAAAAGTAGCTGCATTCAACCGGACCAGTGCTGCCCTACTTGCCACTATCCTGGCCCTGGTAAAACCAGGGGAAGAAGTACTGCACTACTTACCTGAATTACCTTCACACCCCTCCATTCCCCGCAGTGCGAAACTTCAGGGTGCATCCTATGCTGAATTTGATAATATTGAGGATTTCCAGCTTAGTGAGAAAACATCCCTGGTGATCATAACCGGATCCACCATGGATCACCAGGTAATCCCTTTAGATGATTTTGAGAAGATCATCCAGATTTCCCACAAAAAACAGGTCCCGGTACTGGTTGACGACGCATCAGGAGCAAGAATACGTACTGTTATCTACAATCAACCACGAGCAATGGACATGGGTGCAGATCTGGTTGTAACCAGCACGGATAAACTAATGAATGGACCCCGAGCTGGGTTAATGGCGGGTAAAACCGAGCTTATTGATAGGGTAAAGGAAAAAGCACATCAGTTTGGGCTGGAAGCCCAGCCACCAGTTGTTGCAGGGATAGTTAGGGCACTAGAGGGTTTCAATCCCCAGAAACTTTTAAATTCCATGGATAGGAGGGATAAACTCAGTATCATAGTGGGGAACGTGTTGACAGGAGTGAAGAAAACACCCACCGGATTCATGATTTCTGCATCGAACCTGAAAAAAGAAATCATTCCTAATGAAGATGATGAATCCCTTTCAGATCGTGAATTAGCCACTTTAATGGCCATGGTACTTTTAAAAGAACATCACATTATTACCATTCCTGCATTGGGAATGCCGGGAGTCTCCACCACCATCCGTTTTGACCTGTCTGCAGCAGATGCAGAAAACGTGGATGATACCCAGATAGTACACGCCATTAAGGACTCAATAAAACGGGTTAGGGAGATGGTAATGGATGAAGAAACCTGTTTGAGTGTGTTATATGAGTAA